In the genome of Marispirochaeta aestuarii, one region contains:
- a CDS encoding ABC transporter permease translates to MAGLLIAFKEFSFSKGILGSDWAGLKYFEFIFFRHPDFYRILTNTLLINFYRIVISMPVPIILALMLNEVTSSAFRRSVQTLIYLPHFVSWVIFGGIIVQFLSPSSGLINGILKSMGLEPVFFLIREDLFRSIIVVSDIWKSAGWGTIIYLAALSGVDPQLFDAATIDGANRWQKIIHITIPSISATIVIIFLLKIGQLLQIGFEQIYVLYNPAVYSTGDVISTYVYRVGIGQGRFSLTTAIGLFQSIIGLILISSANWFSRRYLDRSLW, encoded by the coding sequence ATGGCAGGACTTTTAATCGCGTTTAAGGAATTCAGTTTTTCAAAAGGAATACTCGGCAGCGACTGGGCGGGATTGAAATACTTTGAATTTATCTTTTTCCGACATCCGGATTTTTATCGGATTCTCACCAATACACTCCTGATTAATTTCTATCGAATCGTCATCTCCATGCCTGTACCGATAATCCTGGCTTTAATGCTGAATGAAGTTACATCATCGGCTTTCAGGAGATCGGTACAGACTCTGATCTATCTGCCCCATTTCGTTTCCTGGGTGATTTTTGGAGGCATAATTGTACAATTTCTTTCCCCTTCGTCAGGACTCATTAACGGAATCCTGAAAAGTATGGGCCTCGAACCGGTCTTTTTTCTTATACGGGAGGACCTTTTCCGTTCAATAATTGTAGTCAGTGATATCTGGAAAAGCGCCGGCTGGGGAACTATCATATATCTCGCGGCGCTTTCCGGAGTCGATCCGCAGCTTTTTGATGCTGCGACAATCGACGGTGCAAACCGATGGCAGAAAATCATCCACATAACAATACCGTCGATTTCCGCTACCATTGTAATAATCTTCCTGCTGAAAATAGGTCAGCTTCTTCAAATCGGTTTCGAACAGATATACGTACTCTATAATCCTGCGGTCTACAGTACCGGTGATGTAATAAGTACCTATGTGTACCGGGTAGGTATCGGACAGGGCCGGTTCAGCCTTACAACGGCGATCGGATTATTTCAGTCGATTATAGGATTGATACTTATAAGCAGTGCAAACTGGTTTTCCAGACGATATCTTGACAGGAGTCTTTGGTGA
- a CDS encoding carbohydrate ABC transporter permease: MIKHRGLEVFPAINGIILALAAFLCFLPFYYVFTISLSEATQVREGVISLLPQGFSLEAYQTIFRQAAFFNAFRTTVIRTVLGTAVNLALQATFGYALSRSYLKGRKIMLIMVVFTILFNPGIIPNYLIVRYTGLIDTIWALIIPNAINSFNVLVLVSFFASIPDSIEESAKMDGANDIIIFWKLMIPLSLPAIATISLFISVFHWNSLMDGIMYINKSTLKPLQVYLMDLVMRTQTEGLTGGESDTELTTITIQTAAIFAGTLPILLIYPFVQRYFMKGIMLGAIKG, from the coding sequence GTGATTAAACATCGCGGCCTGGAAGTTTTTCCAGCGATCAACGGCATTATTCTGGCATTGGCAGCTTTTCTATGTTTCCTTCCATTCTACTATGTTTTCACTATTTCTTTAAGTGAAGCGACCCAGGTACGGGAAGGCGTTATCAGTCTACTGCCCCAGGGATTCTCACTGGAAGCATACCAGACAATATTCAGGCAGGCAGCTTTTTTTAACGCGTTCCGCACAACAGTCATCCGTACTGTTTTGGGAACTGCTGTAAACCTGGCGTTACAGGCCACGTTCGGCTATGCTCTTTCACGGTCGTATCTGAAAGGCCGAAAGATCATGTTGATAATGGTCGTATTCACTATACTCTTCAATCCGGGAATCATACCTAACTATCTCATAGTTCGTTATACCGGACTCATTGATACAATATGGGCCCTGATTATTCCCAATGCAATTAATTCTTTTAATGTTCTAGTTCTCGTGAGTTTCTTTGCATCCATACCCGACAGTATTGAAGAATCCGCAAAAATGGACGGAGCAAACGATATCATCATTTTCTGGAAGCTAATGATACCTCTATCCCTTCCGGCGATTGCTACCATTTCACTTTTTATATCCGTTTTTCACTGGAATTCACTGATGGACGGAATCATGTACATAAATAAATCTACGTTAAAACCCCTGCAGGTCTACCTTATGGACCTGGTCATGCGCACCCAAACAGAAGGTTTAACAGGCGGTGAATCAGATACAGAGCTTACAACCATTACAATACAAACTGCAGCGATTTTTGCAGGAACTCTTCCAATCCTGCTTATCTACCCTTTTGTACAGCGCTACTTTATGAAAGGAATTATGCTTGGAGCTATTAAAGGATAG
- a CDS encoding extracellular solute-binding protein translates to MKKHWTEILSILCAVSLTVTLLTGCSKAEKTSEEVQDKLEYLTNINVDTEKYDINDNPYLDYIEEQNGVDIEIINEASSSQYVQKASIIFASGKLPDYVLINNDLRTNFSIWAREGLLLPLDEYIDETTYMKNDILPLSWELSKIDEKTYAIPMQRYDVSPRMTFARKDWLDKLGIDPDNVRSIDDWYHMLKAFARNDPDGNGKDDTYGITGRSNDEYSLYIFLDAFNAAKARYVNGEVLPNYILPEYKEWLKFMHRLYEEGIMDPEYVVNTKQQYWEKIASDKVGAFYHF, encoded by the coding sequence ATGAAAAAACATTGGACAGAAATCTTATCAATTTTATGTGCAGTCTCGCTTACTGTGACCCTTCTTACAGGATGCAGTAAGGCGGAAAAGACCAGTGAAGAGGTTCAGGACAAACTGGAATACCTCACCAACATCAATGTAGACACGGAGAAATATGATATAAATGACAACCCATACCTGGATTACATTGAAGAGCAAAATGGGGTTGATATCGAAATTATCAATGAGGCATCATCTTCTCAATACGTTCAGAAAGCGAGTATCATTTTCGCCTCCGGCAAACTGCCTGATTATGTACTGATTAATAATGATCTTCGAACAAACTTTTCTATCTGGGCGAGGGAAGGATTACTTCTGCCTTTGGATGAATATATCGATGAAACAACCTACATGAAGAACGATATTCTGCCCCTTTCCTGGGAACTCTCCAAAATAGATGAAAAGACCTATGCCATTCCGATGCAGCGCTACGATGTTTCTCCCCGAATGACATTCGCCCGCAAAGACTGGCTGGACAAGCTCGGAATCGATCCCGACAATGTACGCAGCATAGACGACTGGTATCACATGCTGAAAGCCTTTGCCAGGAACGATCCCGACGGCAACGGTAAAGACGACACCTACGGAATTACCGGACGAAGTAATGACGAATATTCCCTTTATATTTTTCTCGATGCCTTCAATGCGGCAAAAGCCCGTTATGTAAACGGAGAGGTTTTACCCAATTATATCCTGCCGGAATACAAAGAGTGGCTAAAATTCATGCACAGGCTTTATGAGGAAGGAATAATGGATCCTGAATACGTTGTTAACACGAAGCAGCAGTACTGGGAGAAAATCGCCTCGGATAAAGTCGGCGCGTTCTATCATTTCTGA
- a CDS encoding type 2 periplasmic-binding domain-containing protein: MTPPQWVDGTPGKNINAMPVRHWIAISKDAGNPKKIVDLLDWAFSPDGGNFVHAGIEGMDYELTGDKLTVKPERKGKSWAWRFITMGVQKTKMDEQLLYVLEQSWGKLGLQHLDFSTQHGTYDEISMLIPPFPELADYDLLSQRDEFREKAIIGAIDIDAEWDDFVARWRRSGGDEWIKLYTESYNDMQNK, from the coding sequence ATGACTCCGCCCCAATGGGTTGACGGAACACCCGGAAAGAACATCAACGCGATGCCCGTCCGACACTGGATTGCAATAAGCAAAGATGCAGGGAATCCGAAAAAGATTGTCGATCTTCTCGACTGGGCATTCTCACCCGACGGCGGCAATTTTGTACATGCAGGAATCGAAGGAATGGACTATGAACTGACAGGAGACAAGCTTACTGTCAAGCCTGAACGCAAAGGCAAAAGCTGGGCCTGGAGATTCATTACCATGGGAGTACAGAAGACAAAAATGGATGAACAACTGCTTTATGTATTGGAACAATCATGGGGCAAGTTGGGTCTTCAGCATCTGGATTTCAGTACTCAACACGGAACATATGATGAAATATCCATGCTGATTCCTCCTTTTCCCGAACTGGCTGATTACGATTTGCTTTCACAACGCGATGAATTCAGGGAAAAGGCCATTATTGGTGCAATCGACATCGACGCCGAGTGGGACGATTTTGTCGCACGGTGGAGAAGATCGGGCGGTGATGAATGGATCAAATTATACACAGAGTCCTATAACGACATGCAGAATAAATAA